The Desmodus rotundus isolate HL8 chromosome 3, HLdesRot8A.1, whole genome shotgun sequence genome includes a region encoding these proteins:
- the SSR1 gene encoding translocon-associated protein subunit alpha isoform X2 — translation MRLLPRLLLLLLLVFPATLLLQGGPGGSVAAAQDLTEDEETVEDSIIEDEDDEAEVEEDEPTDLAEDKEEEDVSGEPEASPSADTTILFVKGEDFPANNIVKFLVGFTNKGTEDFIVESLDASFRYPQDYQFYIQNFTALPLNTVVPPQRQATFEYSFIPAEPMGGRPFGLVINLNYKDLNGNVFQDAVFNQTVTIIEREDGLDGETIFMYMFLAGLGLLVVVGLHQLLESRKRKRPIQKVEMGTASQNDVDMSWIPQETLNQINKASPRRLPRKRAQKRSVGSDE, via the exons ATGAGACTCCTCCCCCGCCTGCTTCTGCTTCTCTTGCTGGTGTTCCCTGCCACCCTCTTGCTCCAAGGCGGCCCTGGAG gcTCAGTAGCAGCAGCTCAAGATCTTacagaagatgaagaaacagtGGAAGATTCAATAAttgaagatgaagatgatgaagcGGAAGTGGAAGAAGATGAACCCACAGATTTG GCAGAAGATAAAGAGGAAGAAGATGTATCTGGTGAACCTGAAGCTTCACCAAGTGCAGATACAACTATCCTATTTGTGAAAGGAGAAG attttccaGCAAATAACATTGTGAAATTCCTGGTAGGCTTTACAAACAAGGGTACAGAAGATTTTATTGTTGAATCCCTAGATGCCTCATTCCGTTATCCTCAGGACTACCAGTTTTATATCCAGAATTTCACAGCTCTCCCTCTGAACACTGTAGTGCCACCCCAGAGACAGGCAACTTTTGAGTACTCCTTCATCCCTGCAGAGCCCATGGGCGGAAGACCCTTTGGTCTAGTCATCAATCTGAACTACAAAGATTTGAAC gGCAATGTATTTCAAGATGCTGTCTTCAATCAAACCGTTACAATTATTGAAAGAGAGGATGGGTTAGATGGAGAAAC TATCTTTATGTATATGTTCCTTGCGGGTCTTGGGCTCTTGGTTGTTGTTGGCCTTCATCAACTCCTGGAATCTAGAAAG CGCAAGAGACCCATACAGAAAGTAGAGATGGGTACAGCAAGTCAGAATGATGTTGACATGAGTTGGATTCCTCAGGAAACTTTGAATCAGATCA
- the SSR1 gene encoding translocon-associated protein subunit alpha isoform X1 produces MRLLPRLLLLLLLVFPATLLLQGGPGGSVAAAQDLTEDEETVEDSIIEDEDDEAEVEEDEPTDLAEDKEEEDVSGEPEASPSADTTILFVKGEDFPANNIVKFLVGFTNKGTEDFIVESLDASFRYPQDYQFYIQNFTALPLNTVVPPQRQATFEYSFIPAEPMGGRPFGLVINLNYKDLNGNVFQDAVFNQTVTIIEREDGLDGETIFMYMFLAGLGLLVVVGLHQLLESRKRKRPIQKVEMGTASQNDVDMSWIPQETLNQINKASPRRLPRKRAQKRSVGSDERRRRETH; encoded by the exons ATGAGACTCCTCCCCCGCCTGCTTCTGCTTCTCTTGCTGGTGTTCCCTGCCACCCTCTTGCTCCAAGGCGGCCCTGGAG gcTCAGTAGCAGCAGCTCAAGATCTTacagaagatgaagaaacagtGGAAGATTCAATAAttgaagatgaagatgatgaagcGGAAGTGGAAGAAGATGAACCCACAGATTTG GCAGAAGATAAAGAGGAAGAAGATGTATCTGGTGAACCTGAAGCTTCACCAAGTGCAGATACAACTATCCTATTTGTGAAAGGAGAAG attttccaGCAAATAACATTGTGAAATTCCTGGTAGGCTTTACAAACAAGGGTACAGAAGATTTTATTGTTGAATCCCTAGATGCCTCATTCCGTTATCCTCAGGACTACCAGTTTTATATCCAGAATTTCACAGCTCTCCCTCTGAACACTGTAGTGCCACCCCAGAGACAGGCAACTTTTGAGTACTCCTTCATCCCTGCAGAGCCCATGGGCGGAAGACCCTTTGGTCTAGTCATCAATCTGAACTACAAAGATTTGAAC gGCAATGTATTTCAAGATGCTGTCTTCAATCAAACCGTTACAATTATTGAAAGAGAGGATGGGTTAGATGGAGAAAC TATCTTTATGTATATGTTCCTTGCGGGTCTTGGGCTCTTGGTTGTTGTTGGCCTTCATCAACTCCTGGAATCTAGAAAG CGCAAGAGACCCATACAGAAAGTAGAGATGGGTACAGCAAGTCAGAATGATGTTGACATGAGTTGGATTCCTCAGGAAACTTTGAATCAGATCA